From the genome of Apodemus sylvaticus chromosome 3, mApoSyl1.1, whole genome shotgun sequence, one region includes:
- the Atp13a2 gene encoding polyamine-transporting ATPase 13A2 isoform X7, translated as MSADSSPLTGSTPPSYGTLMTGTSIDPLSSSVSSVRLSGYCGSPWKAIGYHAAVWMLAGIPWLLFRWKPLWAVRLRLRPCSLARAETLVIEIRDKEGSSRQFFTVQVQTEAIVEGSLELPPRAQAEDGRSQAAVGVTPEGTWQDTTQLHRQEEAQVLRYYVLQGQRYVWMETQQAFCQVSLLDHGRTCDDIHRSRSGLGLQDQAVRKTIYGPNVIGIPVKSYLQLLVDEALNPYYGFQAFSIALWLADHYYWYALCIFLISAISICLALYKTRKQSLTLRDMVKLSVRVRVCRPGGEEEWVDSSELVPGDCLVLPQEGGVMPCDAALVAGECVVNESSLTGESIPVLKTALPEGPKPYCPETHRRHTLFCGTLVLQARAYVGPRVLAVVTRTGFCTAKGGLVSSILHPRPISFKFYKHSMKFVAALSVLALLGTVYSIIILYSNRVPMREIVIRALDLVTVVVPPALPAAMTVCTLYAQSRLRTQGIFCIHPLRINLGGKLQLVCFDKTGTLTEDGLDVMGVVPLKGQRLLPLVPEPRHLPPGPLLRALATCHALSQLHDTPVGDPMDLKMVESTGWVLEEGPALGSAPGSQVLVVMRPPPRGPQQQEEPPEPVSVLRRFPFSSALQRMDVVVTWPGATQPEAYVKGSPELVASLCSPETVPSDFSQVLQSYTAAGYRVVALAGKPLPIAPSLEAAQQLTRDTVEQELSLLGLLVMRNLLKPQTAPVIQSLRKTGIRTIMVTGDNLQTAVTVARACGMVGTQEHLAVVHATHPEQGQPAALEFLPTESSAVMNGTKDSVQATGYPVELEPQPRHLALSGSTFAALQKHFPKLLPKVLVQATVFARMAPEQKTELVCELQRLQYCVGMCGDGANDCGALKAADVGISLSQAEASVVSPFTSSMASIECVPTVIREGRCSLDTSFSVFKYMALYSLTQFISVLILYTINTNLGDLQFLAIDLVITTTVAVLMSRTGPALTLVRARPPGALLSVPVLGSLLLQVALVAGIQLGGYFLVIAQPWFVPLNRTVPAPDNLPNYENTVVFSLSGFQYLILAAAVSRGAPFRQPLYTNGAARTEEHCGQLLQAAAAGSGRLQLCGRLHAGERAGPVSPSLPEVAAA; from the exons CCTCAGTTTCATCCGTG AGGCTCAGCGGCTACTGTGGCAGTCCATGGAAGGCCATCGGCTATCACGCCGCGGTCTGGATGCTGGCCGGGATCCCCTGGCTGCTATTCCGCTGGAAGCCCTTGTGGGCCGTGCGCCTGCGGCTGAGGCCATGCAGCCTGGCCCGCGCCGAAACACTCGTTATAGAAATAAGAGACAAAGAG GGTAGCTCCAGACAGTTCTTCACGGTCCAGGTGCAGACTGAGGCTATTGTGGAGGGCAG CCTGGAGCTGCCCCCACGGGCCCAGGCAGAGGATGGCCGGAGCCAGGCAGCTGTGGGAGTGACACCAGAGGGCACATGGCAGGACACCACCCAGCTCCACAGGCAGGAAGAGGCA CAGGTACTGCGCTATTACGTCCTCCAAGGCCAACGCTATGTCTGGATGGAAACCCAGCAAGCCTTCTGTCAAGTCAG CCTGCTGGACCACGGTCGCACCTGTGATGACATCCACCGCTCCCGCTCTGGCCTCGGCCTCCAGGACCAAGCTGTGAG GAAGACCATCTACGGCCCCAACGTGATTGGCATTCCTGTCAAGTCCTACCTGCAGCTGCTGGTAGATGAG GCGCTGAACCCCTACTACGGGTTCCAGGCCTTCAGCATCGCGCTGTGGCTGGCCGACCACTACTACTGGTACGCCCTCTGCATCTTCCTCATCTCAGCCATCTCCATCTGCCTGGCTCTGTACAAGACCAGAAAG CAAAGCTTGACCCTGAGGGACATGGTCAAGCTGTCTGTGCGCGTGCGGGTGTGCCGGCCCGGAGGAG AGGAAGAGTGGGTGGACTCCAGTGAGCTGGTGCCCGGAGACTGCCTGGTGCTGCCCCAGGAGGGCGGGGTGATGCCGTGTGACGCCGCTCTGGTGGCCGGCGAGTGTGTGGTCAACGAGAGCTCCCTGACAG GGGAAAGCATCCCAGTGCTGAAGACGGCCCTGCCGGAGGGGCCCAAGCCCTACTGCCCGGAGACCCACCGGCGGCACACTCTCTTCTGTGGCACCCTGGTTCTGCAGGCCCGGGCCTACGTGGGACCCCGTGTCCTAGCAGTGGTGACTCGGACAG GGTTCTGCACAGCCAAAGGAGGCCTGGTAAGCTCCATCCTACACCCGAGGCCCATCAGCTTCAAGTTCTACAAACACAGCATGAAGTTCGTGGCCGCGCTCTCTGTCCTGG CTCTGCTCGGCACCGTATACAGCATCATCATTCTGTACAGCAACCGG GTGCCCATGAGGGAGATCGTGATCCGAGCCCTGGACCTGGTGACGGTGGTGGTGCCACCCGCCCTGCCGGCCGCCATGACGGTGTGCACGCTCTATGCCCAGAGCCGGCTGCGCACACAGGGCATCTTCTGTATCCACCCGCTGCGCATCAACTTGGGAGGCAAGCTGCAGCTCGTGTGCTTTGACAAG ACAGGCACCCTCACGGAGGACGGCTTGGACGTAATGGGGGTGGTGCCCCTAAAGGGGCAGAGGTTGCTGCCACTGGTCCCAGAGCCCCGCCACCTGCCCCCGGGGCCCCTCCTCCGAGCACTGGCCACCTGTCATGCCCTCAGCCAGCTACATGACACCCCGGTGGGCGACCCCATGGATCTCAAGATGGTGGAGTCTACAGGCTGG GTCTTAGAGGAGGGTCCCGCTCTAGGCTCGGCGCCTGGGAGCCAGGTCTTGGTGGTAATGAGACCCCCACCCAGGGGCCCTCAGCAACAG GAAGAGCCCCCCGAGCCGGTCAGCGTCCTCCGCcgcttccccttctcctctgcccTGCAGCGGATGGATGTGGTGGTGACCTGGCCGGGGGCCACCCAGCCTGAGGCCTACGTCAAAGGCTCCCCAGAGCTGGTGGCCAGCCTCTGCAGCCCCGAGACAG TACCCAGCGACTTTTCTCAGGTGCTGCAGAGCTACACAGCTGCTGGCTACCGAGTCGTAGCCCTGGCCGGCAAGCCGCTGCCCATCGCGCCCAGCCTTGAGGCCGCTCAGCAGCTGACAAG GGACACTGTGGAGCAAGAGCTGAGCCTCCTGGGGCTGCTGGTCATGCGAAATCTACTGAAGCCACAGACAGCCCCAGTTATACAGTCCCTGAGGAAGACGGGTATCCGGACCATCATGGTGACAG GGGACAACCTGCAGACAGCAGTCACTGTGGCAAGAGCTTGTGGCATGGTGGGCACCCAAGAGCACCTAGCTGTCGTCCATGCCACCCACCCCGAGCAGGGCCAGCCTGCTGCCCTGGAATTCCTGCCAACAGAGTCCTCTGCAGTCATGAACGGGACAAAG GATTCTGTCCAGGCCACAGGCTATCCCGTAGAGCTGGAGCCCCAGCCCCGTCACCTGGCCCTCAGCGGGTCCACGTTTGCTGCCCTTCAGAAGCACTTCCCCAAGCTGCTGCCCAAG GTCCTGGTGCAGGCTACCGTCTTTGCCCGCATGGCGCCAGAGCAGAAGACAGAGCTAGTGTGTGAACTGCAGAGGCTTCA GTactgtgtgggcatgtgtggggATGGAGCCAATGACTGTGGGGCCCTGAAGGCAGCCGATGTGGGCATCTCGCTGTCCCAGGCGGAGGCGTCTGTGGTCTCTCCGTTCACCTCCAGCATGGCCAGTATCGAATGTGTGCCCACTGTCATCAG GGAAGGCCGCTGCTCTCTGGACACTTCATTCAGCGTCTTCAAGTACATGGCCCTGTACAGCCTGACCCAGTTCATCTCTGTCCTCATTCTCTACACG ATAAACACCAACCTGGGAGACCTACAGTTCTTGGCCATCGACCTGGTCATCACCACAACGGTCGCAGTGCTCATGAGCCGCACGGGCCCTGCACTGACCTTGGTGCGGGCGCGGCCTCCAGGGGCACTGCTGAGTGTGCCTGTTCTTGGCAGTCTGCTACTGCAGGTGGCCCTGGTGGCCGGTATCCAGCTGGGGGGCTACTTTTTGGTCATAGCTCAGCCCTG GTTTGTGCCTCTGAACAGAACTGTGCCCGCACCCGACAACCTGCCCAACTACGAGAACACGGTGGTCTTCTCTCTGTCTGGCTTCCAGTACCTCATCCTGGCCGCAGCGGTGTCTAGGGGGGCACCCTTCCGCCAGCCACTCTACACCAACG GGGCCGCTAGGACTGAGGAACATTGCGGACAGCTCCTTCAAGCAGCTGCTGCTGGGTCTGGTCGCCTTCAACTTTGTGGGCGCCTTCATGCTGGAG AGCGTGCTGGACCAGTGTCTCCCAGCCTGCCTGAGGTGGCTGCGGCCTAA